In the genome of Brachypodium distachyon strain Bd21 chromosome 3, Brachypodium_distachyon_v3.0, whole genome shotgun sequence, the window GAGGTAGTCGTCGAACACGTCGATGAGGCCGTCCGCCAGCTGGCCCGGCAGGCCGAGCGCGGGGTGGTTCCGGGATGTCGAGCGTCACTTCCTTCGGAATTTCGTCCGGATTCTCCACCCAGGCGTAGACAATAAAGTAGGACATGTCCTCCTCCATGTTGGAAGATCTGGCGACGGCGACAACCATGGCGTTGGGCAGGAGCCGCTTGGCCATGCTCGTCGTGAAGGCGTTGAATAGCCGGATGCGGTACCTGTATCTGCAGAAGACCGAGGAGAAGCGGCGGGACCACGGCCTGATGGAGAGCGGCACCCCCAAATGGTGCAGCCCTCCAAGAGAGCGCAGCTCATCGTACCAAGCGTGGTCGGAGAAAATGACGATTAAAGCGTCCGGATGGAGCAAATTGATGCGAAACGCCGAGGGAGACATCCGCCGGGCAGAGCCGCAGCATCGAGTATGCCGGGACAACGACTAGAGCGTCACGCTCAAGCCGTGCCTCAGCAACGCCCATCGCGGCGGTTCGGTCAGCAACAATGCGCACACGCTCAGTCCTCCGCAGCGTATGCCTCGGCCAGCGGCAGCTCCCAGCGACTGCCACAAGCAGCATCCATCGCGGCAGGAGGAAGCAGGGGCGCAGCAGGGGAGGTGGAAGGAGCAGCAATCTCAGGATCCGCAACAACAGGGGAGGCCGCAGgaagcagaggcgcgagctGGGCAGTGGCAGAAGGGCTGGGGCAGCGGGCGAAGCGGTCTGCGGCTCGGGAAAGAGAGACGCGCGCGGATGTCGTGGGACGGGGGCAGCGGTGGCGGGGAAGCGGATGGGGAGTCCGGCGAAGTGCAGAAAGCAACCTGATGGTTTGATGAGAGGCAACGGAAGCATCGTCCACGCAAGTCGCGCGAATCCTTGCAAAAGGGGAGCGGCGCGCCCATGCCGCGTGCCAGGGCGCCCAGGACCGACACATCGCCACCCCCCAGCATCCACGGGGCCCACCAACCGGCTGCAGAACACGGCCCGACGGACGCCGGGCAGCAGCGGGAGCCCCGGGCCCGGCCACCGGCGACCCGGACCCAGACCCTCCGGACATCaggccccccaccaccaggctGGCCAGGCGAgggcgcggcgccgccgggggagCGACCCCACCCGCAGTCAGAGCCGAGCGGAAGGAGCGGGGGAGCGAGGAAGCGACCGCAGGCGAAAGcgggggcgcggcgggcgaCGACAACACCAGAGGACGGGCCAGCGAGTCTTGCGCGGACGGACTCGGGGAGGAGCGGCGAGGGCCACGAGACGACGAATCTTGGTCCTGGCTCCCGAAGGACAGGCACAGCCGGTCAGCGGATTCCGGCGCAGGGGGAGCAGCGGCAGGGGTCACGGGCGAAAGCGAGCGCGAGCGGCGACGGAAGGCAGGTGAGGGCGGGGAGAGCGACATAGCTAGCGCGGGGAGTGGAGGTGGCCAAGgaggccaccggcggcggagcgggcgcCTAGGCGGTCGCCAGAGCGTCTGTTAACCGTGCTTGACTACCGTTTTACCAACGCCCATGCAATGCAAGTGGCTGCTGCTACTTGCGCGAATTTGGAATTTCTCTTTGATCCTTTTCTGTTTGTCTCAGCACTCTTCGGTGATCGATCCATCCGCGCTGAAAGATCGAGGCACGATGCGTGGTAGAATTACCATCCATCCACCCTGGGAAATCATGCCAAATGGGAACAAGAACGAGGAGACAGATATAATAAGTAGAAGGCTCGTTGCTGCTGGGGCGGGACCCACACGGATCATCTCTTCGCTCCAATCTGGGGCGCCCGTTTCACCACAATAATTGCGATTCGTCTGGTAGCACGTATTTCCTCCCACTTTATTTTCAGAACCGTGAGTTTGCGATACCACTTTATTAGTTTAGCATATAAAAGATCTCACAGTCACAGCATTTCGTGTAGGAGTCACCAAAAGATAGCCACATCGGCGGTTCGGTGATACGAGTGAAACGAGGAGAAGTTTGGGTACGTATTGCATGCTGGTGATTCTAATTCAGTGCAAATTTATCGGAGGTCACGCACGGTTTAGGTTGTCAGACTTCCTGTGTTTACGGGTAATTTGCAAAATAATAGAGAAATTTTACGGTACGCTGATACTCCATAAAAGACTGTGGGAGTACTAGACAAATCTGGACATCCATTTGTAGGGATAATTTGGTCTTTTTATTTAGACAAAGCACTTCCTAATTTTCACTTCGGTCACCTCCCCTTCCGTCGGAGCAACTCTTGGCGCTTGTTGTGGCCGGTATAAGGATCACAAATATTTCAAGAATCTAATTTAATCTAACTCGTTCCACCGTCTAATCAATCGATTAGGCATGATCAGAGTCTCTTTGCAACTGATGCATCCGTGGCTGCTATCTCTGAAACCATGGTTGCAGGTACTAGGTGTGTGATTGCCTCCTCATGGCGGCCGCCGGTCACCGTGATCATCTCAGGGGAGCCGCTCGAGGCAACTATCTAAGACTCTAATTACATGTTAAGCGCAAAGAAATCTCTCTTCTATACGAATCTCTTTTCATACATCACATATGTATCAAGCAATAATTGGGCATCCTTTCAATTCATCATCATCTAGAATCAATCTCgattgttttttctaataGAAGATTGTTAATTTGAGGAAGGATCAAGCATGCAAATGATTAACCGTCTGTTAATGGGAAGAACTCgagaaaagaataaaaattGAAGTGGGGAAAGCAAAAAACAACTTCAATCACCGACGTGATCATTAGTTCCCGGCAATAGGTTCTAAACAAATCGGGCAAGTCTTTACTTTCAATACTTGCATAGCTAACGGCAGATTTGGTCCATGTATTCCACTACGTAATGGTCTAATGTTGCATGATTACGATTATACCCCTCAAAACTTGGTACTCCACAATTTTCATTGGTGGTACTCCCTGATTTTGTCGAGGGAGTACAAATTGATCACACCCATTAGATTGAGAGTAATTGATGGACCATATTAATTTAGAGGTACTGTAAAAGAACTCAAATAATAACGGCTGAAAGTGGGCGTTTAAGTGCAAGATTTTCTAAAACTTGGTAGACACGTGCGATTGCAAGCCCAAGGCAGTGAAGCACCCGATGCATGAGTACAAAGATGACCCAGGATTCATAAGATATAACACCATAAATAGCAGGCAACGTCGACAACTACAGATTATGCATACTTAGACCTCCACAATGTGCCAAATGCTAAATTTGCTATTTCATATTATTTGACAGCGTTGCTAAACGTAtcatttcaaatccaaatctcTTCATGCATGGGACCCATTGTTAAAACTCATATATAAAATATACTCTCTCTCATTCCTCATCTACTTTCAGCCAACAGGGAGGGAGATGCATGCATAAATATTGTTTTCTATTGTTTGGATGAATTTGGCACCCGGAGCAATTAGGTGATTCGGtttcatcttttcttaatTTGGCAACCCCTCCACAGTGGCATATGCCAAAAGCTAAATTTCCAATTTGACATACAGTGTGGAGGGCCTTAGTTGCTATATTGGACTAGAAATTGGCTCTAAGAAATAACAGGTATCGGTATATGTTTTAGCAACTATTTGCGTGAGTACCCATATCATTCCGCGGTTTACATCTAGAAACGTTTACGTCTTTTACAAAATTGAAAAGTGATAATTATGAGTAATAGAAAACTACTCAGGTTTCTAGAATAAAAATAAGTTTGAAAACCATAATTCGGCGTCATGAAGCAAGAATAAGGATAGTTTTTTTAGGACTTGTTTTgcagaagttttttttaggactACACATAACTTTATCCATGACAGATAGTGCACCGAATCATAGACCCAGTTTTTTTACGAAAGTAACTCTTATAACTAAGAATTACAACAAAATCTCTCAAGGACATCTTTTTCATGGTATCAACATTAAACAGGCAATGAAAGTGTTTACCTGCTAAAAAACATTTGTTATATGCAATACCGTCGAGGCTTCGGCAAAAAGAGTACAACTAGACTAGACCAAGCGGCGGCATCGGCATTCATATCCATACACGAACATGACAACCTTTAAAGGTTTTAAAAAGCCAGTTGAGTCGTCCATCTAAAAAGA includes:
- the LOC104583764 gene encoding proline-rich protein HaeIII subfamily 1, whose translation is MPRARAPRTDTSPPPSIHGAHQPAAEHGPTDAGQQREPRARPPATRTQTLRTSGPPPPGWPGEGAAPPGERPHPQSEPSGRSGGARKRPQAKAGARRATTTPEDGPASLARTDSGRSGEGHETTNLGPGSRRTGTAGQRIPAQGEQRQGSRAKASASGDGRQHSSVIDPSALKDRGTMRGRITIHPPWEIMPNGNKNEETDIISRRLVAAGAGPTRIISSLQSGAPVSPQ